In Rhopalosiphum padi isolate XX-2018 chromosome 3, ASM2088224v1, whole genome shotgun sequence, the genomic stretch ACCACGTTAAGTGTCTCACCTTCTGGGGCCATCACAAATAGATTTTGTTTGCATGTGACACGTGACAGAGCTACGTACAATTGACCATGGGAAAAACACTGGACGGTTAAGTCTAAACCTGCAACGTTTAATGTTTGACCTTGTGCCTTATTAATAGGCATTGCAAAGCTTAAATTCACGGGAAATTGGAGCCGTTTGAACTGGAATGGCAAATTGGTTGGTATCATTGGTATTCTAGGAACCAAGACCATTTCCCCAGCTCCGCAGCCAGTAAGGATTATACACTCAAGCAGACAGTTTTTTAAAGACTTTATTTGTAATCTTGTACCGTTGCATAATTTAGGTGGACTTAAGTTACGAAGTAAAATTATAAGAGACcctatttttagaattaatttgtGTGGTGGGGTCCCTGAAGGtgataaagaatttaaaaattcagttGGATAATGTATCGCCTCCTCTGCATCTAAAACAGTGTCAATGGAATAGTAAACTTTTGTTGGTGCGTTGAATTTTAACAGTATcatgtcatttattttattgacttgATCGTTAGTTGGTGACAATATTGCTCTTTCTTGAAACTAACTTGGCGTTTTAGTCGAAATATTAGGTAAATCTGggtaaacattttcaattaggTCCATCAAATTAGACATCAAAAAACAAAGCTCAAACAGATCAATTTTACCATTTCTAGTCAGTGACTGATCATTACCAACACGGAGTAAAGCATCAGCAAAAGTTTTATTTCCTTGGTCAGATGATAATATTCTCATATTAGTTTTCAGTTTCAATTTAGTTATGTCTGACCAAATGTAAGATCTCTTTAATGATGCATTGACTTTATCAGCTCTCGTTCCTCTTACTACAACTGGCAAGATTTGACGAAAATCTCCAGAAAATAAGACTGTACAGCCAcccattaatgtatttttattacgtaaGTCCCGCAAGGTTCTATCCAATGCCTCAACCGAGCTTTTGTGGGACATGGATGCTTCGTCCCAAACAATGAATACACAATCCCGCATCAATTGAGCAGTGTTGCTTTGTTTGGATATATTACAGACACTTGATGTGTCATCGTAGGACATTTTTAGCGGGATCTTGAAAGTGCTATGCGCAGTTCGACCACCTTCTAAAAGCGTAGTTGCAATTCCAGATGAAGCCACAGCAAGAGCGATTTTTCTGTCTGTTCTTATTTTGGCgagcaataaattaattaaaaatgtttttcctgTACCTCCAGGGGCATCAAGGAAAAATGTTTTGCCTTCGTAATTATTAATAGATGTCATTACTGCGTCATAAACCGTTTTCTGATCAGAGTTTAAACGTCTCTCATTTTGAATGACCTGTAATAGACGGACACTATCGTAGGACGTCTCTCGCAAGTATTCAGTATTGGTATTCAGATCTATATTGTTCGATAGAATTAATCCAAAATCAGTGATATTTTTGCCAGAAACTAATTGCACCACTTTATTCAACTCAAGTAAagcttcattaaaaatattttcatcgtaATTTATATCATCTGATGGACATTCTTTTTGTTTTCGAAACAATACGTCTTCAGCCATACTTGCACGATGATTTTGCCAAAGCCTTATCGGGTCTGTTACTTGGCAAAATACTATCAAAATGgcaaataaatatcttatagaCGGTGAAGTACAACATACAGTAGCTTCAGATAATGTGTTTTCTAATTGTAAATCATCTTCTAACAAACCCATTGCTTTGCATgcttcttgaaatgtatcgtacGTCACTCCTTGCACAGTTCGTAGACTTGCAAAAGAAATTGGACCTTTGATCACGTGGAGCAACATTCTTAAGTAAAAACATTCACTGTTATTCGGATGAACTACATACACTCTGCCAAGGGTATCAGTTTTTTTTACCCCAGGATGATTTTCGACGGGGGTTCCTCGTTTTCGTCGTTGGAAATTTTTGATAGATTGAttccaagtataataatttggaACCTTGTCATATGTTATGGTTTTAGCAAATTCGTCTTTAGcacataatttgaaaaaaacagTCAATGTAGTATCACGTGGATTGTTCACAATGTCATTGACATTATGTTGTGTAAAAAAAACCCTTTGTCCATTCTCTAAGTGAACTGCCAAGTAAATAATAGCAGGCGCTCGTTCGTGTACATCAAAAGATAAAATACGCCAAACCGCTTCAGAACTACATATGTATTGACCAGATTGAAATTGTTCCACTTCATTTCGATTGTCTAAACTAAATGTAGCTTAATCACTAcctttgtttatatatttggtaatatattttattgattttacagagCTACACAGTTCCACGTTTATGTGTGCgtcaaatattttaagcaaCAGTGGGTTGTAAGGGACTACCCACCTGTTATCAATATCATTATTTCGAATTATAGCAATTTGTCCGCCTTCTTTAGGTGATAGTCTCCGATATTTGAGGTAACCATCATCGCCATTTGATGTGTGACTCTGAaataattttggaaatttttttgaGCACCTTCCCTCCGTCATACACGGatagtttgtatttaaaactCCACATGAATCATGTGTCTGACtacagagttgaaaaataatggaTCATCTTCTTTGTTTGGCAACTCTGCTGAAATCACATTGTCAATTTGGTctggtgttattttttttttagccatAATAGAAGATGAATGTGTGGTAAGCCACGTTTCTGCCACTCGACCGTATACATAAAACAACATGGTTCACCAAATATATTAGCTTTATTAATGAGAGTCaatagtttttgtattttcaaatgAAACACCCTATTGATTATGTCATATCTGTCTTGCGGCTGTGCGTTAGGATGAAGATTAGTTTTAATCTCTTCCCAGTTTGAATTATATGTTACAGTGATAAATAGGTCAGGTTTgccataattttttacataggtCATTGCGTCTTGTGTCTTTTCGTGAAGATATCGTGGTCCACCAGTAAATGATGATGGTAGAATTACTAATTGTCCAATTTCGGTACTCGGCTCATTTGAGTTCAAGgcatctttaaaatgtatataattttcagCTCGTAATGTTGTCTGATTGTTTCGTATGTACGCTAAACGTTCTGATTCTATTTTAGAATATTGATCGACTAAATATTGGTTTAACAACATACCATATCTGAGTAACATATtgcaattgttttgtttttccatAATGCgataacagtaatataataataattcatacacgAAACGGTTTTTTGTAATGGAACTCCAGTATGAGGGTCAATTTGATGAATATCGATAGAATATCCATCTTCACCAAGACATAACATTAGAGGATATTGCAGGCTGTCATAAGACCTGTGAATTTcggatatttttttaagattatcgTCTCGGCTACACAGTACAATATCTCGTTTATGAAATTGTTGGCCAGATATCACTACGGCTACCTCGCTTGTAGATGGCGCATTATAACGTCCTCGATGTTCACCTGTTGGTACCCTGCTAGCGTGTATGACTATATTGTAATCGGCAACATTTGGAGGGACACTTTCAATGGCTGTTTTAAAagattgtatgtatatattatgtgagtgCAACATATCTTGTAATGACCTGATCAAAGAGCTATCTAACAGTTTCCTAGAATCTATGTTACATCGAGTTGTCACTTGGGTTTCAGGATCGGCAATGAAGTATATTTGCAAAAATTTGTATTCGTCAGATCTATTCGGTAGTAGACTGCCAGCCAAACGATATACCTGGCCTTGTACTTTAAAAGTTGGCATAAAATTACCTTAAACTATTTTACGACTTTTAAATTATGTCATTTGAAAAGCATTATTATAGCAACGTATGTTACGTTTGAATTCTCCATGTTTAGGATGATCACCTGTAAGGAGAGAATTCAATGGTTCAGGAGGGGGACAAATctctactaatttatttttaccatttgaACAACACATTCCTTTAGATTCATCTTTCCATTTTAAAGCTAAACAATATTGACAAACAATAGACATTGCACCTAATGTAACCATCGGATCATTTTTGTAATCAATAGTAAAATCGTAATTCATTGCagattattctttattaaacaATGCATTaacatttcttaaatttttatttctttcacGATTTTGTAAAAGTCTATTGTTTCGTTCAACAGAATTTTCATTGCTACGTACTAAGCGTACTCTTTTAGCATTTGCCGTACTATGTCCTGTAGTAGACTTTCGGTTAGGCATTGTTTGATTGCCGAAAGGCTAACAATACAATAGGTGGAAAGGTAAAATAGGAtggtaatataaaacaaaatatgcaaaataaaacacGGCACCAcactactatttttaaataataataataataataacgttggtGTACGGCGAGCGATCACACGTAACACGCAGTGACTGCCTAGACGACTTGGTAAACGACTGACGACGTGTCTCGACTGTGCGCTCAAagaaccaattattattatcgtgttgtGATTATCAACCGCGCGCACGATAAGAGTCAATAGCATTCGATAACGCGTAATGTCACGCGCGCGGCGTGGAAACTGCCAGTGTGAGTATTTTGGTCTATTTTGGTTGCGAGAACAGGCATAAAATGCAAACGTACGGTAACTATAACTTCAAAAACCAACCGTGACAGTccacttcaaaaataaaattaatacctatatcgaCTGAAAATGTCGTTTTAATCGtacgtacaattattttttcgcTTGGTGCGCCTGTTCAATATAACACTTATACGTCGAGAACGTGCTCCACTTTCACTGTAGACGTTGCAgagataactaaaaaaaaaagaaatacggTCTAAGTCCATACATATACACAGAAGCTCCACACACCATACGCTTCGACAACGATAATTAATGTGTTATCTGTATACTGAAATAACTCAGTTATTATGTTTCTACAAACAAAACTAAGATAAGTTGAGTGAAAAGTgggaaaaaaatgcaaaaaaaaagtgTCTGATACCGTGGTTCGAACTCGAGTCGCTGTCTTTGAAATCTTATAAAAGTGCCACTGCGCAAGAGAAATCTGTGCACGGGGCGATTACCAGACCTGAAACGTTCGTCtttccaaaaaatattgaaagatTTGCAATTTGagtatctgaaaaaaaaatcggaaCAGTGCTCTTATAGAAAGAGAAGATCTAATATCTTGGCGCCGaagatatttgtttaaaattaggCATTATCGAGCACAGAACaggtcaatatattatttagacgaGACGTGGGTCAACGCAGGTGAGACGCAAAACAGAGCATGGGTTGATACCACAGGACAAAAGGAACCCTCCGTCAAAGGTAAGCGTCTCATTGTATTACACATCGGTTCGTCAGATGGTTTTGTGCCGGGGGGGCTTTTGTGTTTTGAAtccaaattatttcataatattaattttga encodes the following:
- the LOC132926006 gene encoding uncharacterized protein LOC132926006 codes for the protein MNYDFTIDYKNDPMVTLGAMSIVCQYCLALKWKDESKGMCCSNGKNKLVEICPPPEPLNSLLTGDHPKHGEFKLQGQVYRLAGSLLPNRSDEYKFLQIYFIADPETQVTTRCNIDSRKLLDSSLIRSLQDMLHSHNIYIQSFKTAIESVPPNVADYNIVIHASRVPTGEHRGRYNAPSTSEVAVVISGQQFHKRDIVLCSRDDNLKKISEIHRSYDSLQYPLMLCLGEDGYSIDIHQIDPHTGVPLQKTVSFDQYSKIESERLAYIRNNQTTLRAENYIHFKDALNSNEPSTEIGQLVILPSSFTGGPRYLHEKTQDAMTYVKNYGKPDLFITVTYNSNWEEIKTNLHPNAQPQDRYDIINRVFHLKIQKLLTLINKANIFDNRNEVEQFQSGQYICSSEAVWRILSFDVHERAPAIIYLAVHLENGQRVFFTQHNVNDIVNNPRDTTLTVFFKLCAKDEFAKTITYDKVPNYYTWNQSIKNFQRRKRGTPVENHPGVKKTDTLGRVYVVHPNNSECFYLRMLLHVIKGPISFASLRTVQGVTYDTFQEACKAMGLLEDDLQLENTLSEATVCCTSPSIRYLFAILIVFCQVTDPIRLWQNHRASMAEDVLFRKQKECPSDDINYDENIFNEALLELNKVVQLVSGKNITDFGLILSNNIDLNTNTEYLRETSYDSVRLLQVIQNERRLNSDQKTVYDAVMTSINNYEGKTFFLDAPGGTGKTFLINLLLAKIRTDRKIALAVASSGIATTLLEGGRTAHSTFKIPLKMSYDDTSSVCNISKQSNTAQLMRDCVFIVWDEASMSHKSSVEALDRTLRDLRNKNTLMGGCTVLFSGDFRQILPVVVRGTRADKVNASLKRSYIWSDITKLKLKTNMRILSSDQGNKTFADALLRVGNDQSLTRNGKIDLFELCFLMSNLMDLIENVYPDLPNISTKTPNAEEAIHYPTEFLNSLSPSGTPPHKLILKIGSLIILLRNLSPPKLCNGTRLQIKSLKNCLLECIILTGCGAGEMVLVPRIPMIPTNLPFQFKRLQFPVNLSFAMPINKAQGQTLNVAGLDLTVQCFSHGQLYVALSRVTCKQNLFVMAPEGETLNVVYPEIFNA